A single Pseudodesulfovibrio aespoeensis Aspo-2 DNA region contains:
- a CDS encoding rhodanese-like domain-containing protein, translating into MRWLWIIVLLFAGFLLWDVGWWLGFGVSPMSPRALKLAVNEGRAPVIIDVRSRSEFESFHIPGAVNVPFPATLAELAAVSPDPTLSVVVVCLTGHRSSPVASQMQKGGYTAVTNLTWGMLAWKILGGETVSGP; encoded by the coding sequence ATGCGCTGGTTGTGGATTATCGTGCTTCTCTTTGCCGGGTTTCTCCTGTGGGACGTCGGCTGGTGGCTTGGGTTCGGGGTTTCGCCCATGAGTCCGAGGGCGCTGAAGCTGGCCGTCAACGAAGGCCGCGCCCCGGTGATCATCGATGTGCGCAGCCGCTCCGAGTTCGAGTCCTTCCACATCCCCGGCGCGGTCAACGTGCCCTTCCCGGCCACTCTGGCCGAGCTGGCCGCGGTCTCGCCCGATCCGACCCTGTCCGTGGTGGTGGTCTGCCTGACCGGCCACCGCTCTTCGCCCGTGGCCAGCCAGATGCAGAAAGGCGGCTACACCGCCGTGACCAACCTCACCTGGGGCATGCTCGCCTGGAAAATCCTGGGCGGCGAGACGGTCTCCGGGCCGTGA
- a CDS encoding GNAT family N-acetyltransferase: MAETPTIRTMSRADMDLAIGLAAREGWNPGQADADSFYAADPNGFFVAEVEGRPVGTISAVRYQDDFGFIGLFIVLPEFRGRGYGMALWRHAMAYLDGCVVGLDSVLDQEPIYRRAGFVPAYRSVRHAGRGGGSMPQGVVRLDQVPFAEILRLDRQCFPAGRESFMRAWINAPGVSGYGVMHGDRLAGFGVIRPCAEGHKIGPLLADNADVAGVLLAALAAAVPGEQFFLDVIEPNAQAAALARSMPGVFTTVRMYAGGAPDTDMGRLFGVTSFELG, from the coding sequence ATGGCTGAGACGCCGACCATCAGGACAATGTCGCGCGCGGACATGGATCTGGCCATCGGGCTGGCGGCCAGGGAGGGATGGAATCCCGGCCAGGCCGACGCCGACAGTTTTTATGCCGCCGATCCCAACGGGTTTTTCGTGGCCGAGGTGGAAGGGCGGCCTGTGGGCACCATCTCGGCGGTCCGCTATCAGGACGATTTCGGTTTCATCGGCCTGTTCATCGTCCTGCCGGAGTTTCGGGGCAGGGGATATGGCATGGCCCTGTGGCGTCACGCCATGGCCTATCTGGACGGGTGCGTGGTGGGGCTTGACTCGGTCCTGGACCAGGAGCCGATCTACCGCAGGGCGGGCTTTGTCCCGGCCTACCGCAGCGTGCGCCACGCGGGCAGAGGCGGCGGGTCCATGCCGCAGGGAGTGGTCCGGCTCGATCAAGTCCCCTTTGCCGAGATCCTGCGCCTGGACCGCCAATGCTTCCCTGCCGGACGCGAATCCTTCATGCGGGCGTGGATCAACGCGCCGGGCGTGTCCGGCTACGGCGTCATGCACGGCGACCGGCTGGCTGGATTCGGGGTCATCCGCCCCTGCGCCGAGGGGCACAAGATCGGCCCGCTCCTTGCCGACAACGCGGACGTGGCCGGGGTTCTGCTCGCGGCCCTGGCCGCCGCTGTGCCGGGCGAGCAGTTTTTCCTTGATGTCATCGAGCCCAACGCTCAGGCCGCGGCCCTGGCCCGGTCCATGCCAGGGGTTTTCACCACGGTGCGCATGTACGCGGGCGGCGCGCCGGACACGGATATGGGCAGGCTTTTCGGCGTCACATCCTTTGAACTGGGGTAG
- a CDS encoding 4-hydroxybenzoate octaprenyltransferase yields the protein MPFAKDLASVCRMIKIEHSVFALPFAYAGAFLAAGGWPGLWNMTVLTVAMVAVRSFAMAFNRYADLDIDSDNPRTQGRPLVTGELSTRFTLLFIVATALIFVAACALMNPLCLLLSPVALGLSAFYSFCKRLTRWCHFVLGAVLGLAPVAGWLCVDPVLTLPAALLFFGVTFWVAGFDILYACQDAEFDLGRGLHSMPSRLGVACALEVSTMSHVVTGVFFILAGWSAGLSWPYFFVALAVWLTLMFEHRLVRADDLSRVNVAFFTLNGVIAVALFFGVLLDMFLAG from the coding sequence ATGCCTTTTGCCAAGGATCTGGCTTCGGTCTGCCGGATGATCAAGATCGAGCATTCGGTGTTTGCCCTGCCCTTTGCCTATGCCGGGGCCTTTCTGGCCGCCGGGGGATGGCCGGGGCTGTGGAACATGACCGTCCTGACCGTGGCCATGGTGGCGGTGCGTTCCTTTGCCATGGCCTTCAACCGCTACGCCGACCTGGACATCGACAGCGACAATCCGAGAACCCAGGGGCGGCCCCTGGTCACGGGCGAGCTGTCCACCCGGTTCACCCTGCTCTTTATCGTCGCCACGGCCCTGATCTTCGTGGCCGCCTGCGCGCTGATGAACCCGCTGTGCCTGCTGCTCTCGCCCGTGGCGCTCGGACTGTCCGCCTTTTACAGCTTTTGCAAGCGGCTGACGCGGTGGTGCCATTTCGTGCTCGGCGCGGTGCTGGGGCTGGCCCCGGTGGCGGGCTGGCTGTGCGTGGACCCGGTCCTGACCCTGCCTGCCGCGCTGCTCTTCTTCGGCGTGACCTTCTGGGTGGCCGGGTTCGACATCCTCTATGCCTGCCAGGATGCGGAGTTTGATCTGGGACGCGGGCTGCACTCCATGCCCTCCCGGCTCGGCGTGGCCTGCGCGCTGGAGGTTTCCACCATGAGCCATGTGGTGACCGGGGTGTTCTTCATCCTGGCCGGATGGAGCGCGGGCCTTTCCTGGCCCTACTTTTTCGTGGCCCTGGCCGTCTGGCTGACGCTCATGTTCGAGCACCGGCTGGTGCGGGCCGATGACCTGAGCCGGGTCAATGTAGCCTTCTTCACCCTCAACGGGGTCATTGCCGTGGCACTTTTCTTTGGCGTGCTCCTTGATATGTTCCTTGCGGGCTGA
- a CDS encoding DMT family transporter has translation MFVLFALLAGAGMPLQAGINLRLRHALGEPVVAALVSFAVGTVCLLAYVVAARVELPPAGVAAGVPWWAWTGGALGAFFVFATIVLAGQLGAATTMAWLLAGQFLAALILDHFGLVSFALREVTWPRVAGVALIIAGAVLVNKY, from the coding sequence ATGTTTGTACTTTTCGCTCTGCTGGCCGGGGCGGGAATGCCCCTGCAGGCGGGCATCAATCTGCGTTTGAGGCATGCGTTGGGCGAGCCGGTCGTGGCCGCGCTGGTGTCGTTTGCGGTGGGAACCGTGTGCCTGCTGGCCTATGTGGTGGCGGCCAGGGTGGAGTTGCCGCCTGCGGGCGTGGCCGCCGGGGTGCCCTGGTGGGCGTGGACGGGCGGCGCGCTCGGCGCGTTTTTCGTCTTTGCCACCATTGTCCTGGCCGGGCAGCTCGGCGCGGCCACCACCATGGCCTGGCTTCTGGCCGGGCAGTTCCTGGCCGCCCTGATCCTCGACCACTTCGGGCTGGTCAGTTTCGCCCTGCGCGAGGTCACCTGGCCGCGCGTGGCGGGCGTGGCCCTGATCATCGCGGGCGCGGTGCTGGTCAACAAGTATTAG
- a CDS encoding TraR/DksA family transcriptional regulator — MTETQRREIKDHLLNGLSSLTVQEAAETFAVENCPDETDFATQLAQQGVNLAMQRRRMARIKEYECAIKRLRETDYGTCDECGDPIGLARLKANPSARLCIVCQSAAEEEDHARCA; from the coding sequence ATGACCGAAACGCAACGCCGCGAGATCAAGGACCATCTGTTGAACGGACTGAGCAGCCTGACCGTGCAGGAGGCAGCCGAGACCTTTGCGGTCGAGAACTGCCCCGACGAAACCGACTTCGCCACCCAGCTCGCGCAGCAGGGGGTGAACCTGGCCATGCAGCGCCGCCGCATGGCCCGCATCAAAGAATACGAGTGCGCCATCAAACGGCTGCGCGAGACCGACTACGGCACCTGCGACGAATGCGGCGACCCCATCGGGCTGGCCCGGCTCAAGGCCAACCCCTCGGCCCGGTTGTGCATCGTCTGCCAGTCTGCCGCCGAGGAAGAAGATCACGCCCGCTGCGCCTGA
- a CDS encoding glycosyltransferase produces MADSRFRVDMHVHSKFSTRPSQWLLQKIGCPESFTEPATLYAIARERGMDLVTITDHNTISGSLEIAGLPGTFVSEEITTYFPEDRCKLHVLAYDITEAQHEDIQHVRENVFDLVGYLRGQDITHVLAHPLFAVNDRLTPAHFEQSLLLFDVFEENGTRDARQNQVLRDILARLTLTDMERLANTHGIAPHGQTPWRKGLIGGSDDHSSLNIARMHTTFAGTASVKAALAGVRDHSARPGGSSATPRTMAHNLYGIGYGFYRSRIGAMSHAASEHLCFRFVKHALSPDRTGGGSLVDRFLRLIGRGKASLHREYGPSKSVQDMLLKEAGDIIAGDPDLMRIAKGEIIDILTLEREWSRFVSLAANRVLAQFADRTLNAALGANLFDVFHSIGSAGSLYALLAPYFVGYDLFASERKFSRECLARFRPKAGKRDAKNLKIAHFTDTFDEINGVARTIRQQLAMVARHGKDMTVITCGASADIPGAVSFAPVGRFSIPEYPGIELAYPPFLDMLTHCFEQEYDCILAATPGPVGLAALAISRILKLPFHGTYHTAFPEYVGTLTGDSALEDGCWRYMSWFYNQMQIIYAPSESTRFELADHGIDPHKIVTYPRGVDTDRFHPAKRNGYFVQYAVEGRTKLLYVGRVSREKGLEVLVEAFLKASRMRDGLQLIVVGDGPYLDEMKRRLRGAPATFTGVLKGEALAQAYASSDLFVFPSATDTFGNVVLEAQASGLPVIVTDKGGPCENVLPNETGLVVPADDPDALLRAILHLIDAPERIQYMRQKARSHVEKRTFDATFLKTWEIFGSHVGERERAS; encoded by the coding sequence ATGGCTGATTCCCGGTTCAGGGTGGACATGCACGTCCACTCGAAGTTCTCCACACGCCCCTCGCAGTGGCTCCTGCAAAAGATCGGCTGCCCTGAAAGCTTCACCGAGCCAGCCACCCTCTACGCCATAGCCCGCGAACGCGGCATGGACCTGGTGACCATCACTGATCACAACACCATCAGCGGCAGCCTGGAGATCGCCGGGCTTCCCGGCACGTTCGTCAGCGAGGAGATCACCACCTACTTTCCCGAAGACCGGTGCAAGCTGCACGTCCTGGCCTACGACATCACCGAGGCCCAGCACGAGGACATCCAGCATGTCCGCGAAAACGTCTTTGATCTGGTGGGCTATCTGCGCGGCCAGGACATCACCCACGTGCTGGCCCACCCGCTCTTCGCGGTCAACGACCGGCTGACCCCGGCCCATTTCGAGCAATCCCTGCTCCTGTTCGACGTGTTCGAGGAGAACGGCACCCGCGATGCGCGCCAGAACCAGGTGCTGCGCGACATCCTGGCCCGGCTGACCCTTACGGACATGGAACGGCTGGCCAACACCCACGGCATCGCGCCCCACGGACAAACCCCCTGGCGCAAGGGGCTCATCGGCGGGTCCGACGACCACAGCTCGCTCAACATCGCGCGCATGCACACCACCTTTGCCGGCACGGCGTCGGTCAAGGCCGCGCTGGCCGGGGTGCGCGACCACTCGGCCCGGCCCGGCGGCTCGTCGGCCACGCCCCGGACCATGGCCCACAACCTCTACGGCATCGGCTACGGCTTCTACCGCTCGCGCATCGGGGCCATGAGCCACGCGGCCAGCGAGCACCTGTGCTTCCGCTTCGTCAAGCACGCCCTGTCGCCCGACCGCACCGGGGGCGGCTCCCTGGTGGACCGCTTCCTGCGCCTCATAGGCCGGGGCAAGGCCTCGCTGCACCGGGAATACGGGCCGAGCAAATCCGTGCAGGATATGCTGCTCAAGGAAGCGGGCGACATCATTGCCGGCGATCCCGACCTGATGCGCATCGCCAAAGGCGAGATCATCGACATCCTGACCCTGGAGCGGGAATGGTCCAGGTTCGTGTCCCTGGCCGCCAACCGCGTGCTGGCCCAGTTCGCGGACCGCACCCTGAACGCGGCCCTGGGCGCCAACCTGTTCGACGTGTTCCACTCCATCGGCTCCGCCGGATCGCTCTATGCCCTGCTGGCACCGTATTTCGTCGGCTACGACCTGTTCGCCAGCGAGCGCAAGTTCTCGCGCGAATGCCTGGCCCGGTTTCGGCCCAAGGCGGGCAAACGCGACGCCAAAAATCTCAAGATCGCCCACTTCACCGACACCTTTGACGAGATCAACGGCGTGGCCCGGACCATCCGCCAGCAACTGGCCATGGTCGCCCGCCACGGCAAGGACATGACCGTCATCACCTGCGGGGCCAGCGCCGACATCCCCGGCGCAGTCAGTTTCGCCCCGGTGGGCCGGTTCTCCATCCCGGAATACCCCGGCATCGAGCTGGCCTACCCGCCCTTTCTGGACATGCTCACCCACTGCTTCGAGCAGGAGTACGACTGCATCCTGGCGGCCACGCCCGGCCCCGTGGGACTGGCCGCGCTGGCCATCTCCCGCATCCTCAAGCTGCCCTTTCACGGCACCTACCACACCGCCTTCCCCGAGTACGTGGGTACCCTGACCGGCGACTCGGCCCTGGAAGACGGCTGCTGGCGATACATGAGCTGGTTCTACAACCAGATGCAGATCATCTACGCGCCCAGCGAATCGACCCGGTTCGAGCTGGCCGACCACGGCATCGACCCACACAAGATCGTCACCTACCCGCGCGGGGTGGATACCGACCGCTTTCACCCGGCCAAGCGCAACGGGTACTTTGTCCAGTACGCGGTGGAAGGCCGGACCAAGCTCCTCTACGTGGGCCGCGTGTCGCGCGAAAAGGGGCTTGAGGTGCTGGTGGAGGCGTTTCTCAAGGCGTCCCGGATGCGCGACGGGCTCCAGCTCATCGTGGTCGGCGACGGGCCGTATCTCGACGAGATGAAGCGCAGGCTCCGGGGCGCGCCAGCCACCTTTACCGGGGTGCTCAAGGGCGAGGCCCTGGCCCAGGCCTATGCCAGCTCGGACCTGTTCGTGTTTCCCTCGGCCACGGATACCTTCGGCAACGTGGTGCTGGAGGCGCAGGCTTCGGGGTTGCCGGTCATTGTCACGGACAAGGGCGGGCCGTGCGAGAATGTGCTGCCCAATGAGACCGGGCTGGTTGTCCCGGCAGACGATCCGGACGCCCTGCTCAGGGCAATCCTCCATCTCATCGACGCGCCGGAGCGGATACAGTACATGCGGCAGAAGGCCCGCTCCCATGTGGAGAAGAGGACGTTTGACGCCACCTTTCTCAAGACATGGGAGATATTCGGGTCGCATGTCGGGGAGAGGGAACGCGCCTCTTGA
- a CDS encoding IS110 family RNA-guided transposase — protein MAKYSVSRISDFLEAFEGREIHVGVDVHKLSYHVAVRREDGACETWVAPAKPYDLVLALLELGQPIAQVTYESGPTGFGLCRAMEEAGIDCCVVAPSKVPRAVVAGSKTDRLDCIKLADYAAKGMLKGIAVPTPAEEGERSLIRRRSQIVDNIRRAKLRIKSLLLYVGVEEPPGLSQWSGQAVGRLSTLQIEPAAKLTLDSLLRELSWQKVELKEIEATLSMIMVKRHEEAMKRLRTVPGVGPTVATTFLLEVFRPERFQCHEQVVSYLGLAPTVRQSGERSSRGRLVPVGQKRLRSLLVESAWIWQAKVPKIKERYNQLVAKTGVPQKAIAAIARLLAIVLWRLSLSGRCYQSS, from the coding sequence ATGGCAAAGTATTCAGTATCACGAATCAGCGATTTTCTGGAAGCGTTTGAAGGCCGGGAGATTCACGTCGGCGTGGACGTTCACAAACTCAGTTATCATGTGGCGGTGCGTCGCGAGGATGGGGCTTGTGAGACATGGGTAGCGCCTGCCAAGCCATATGATTTGGTCCTGGCGTTGCTCGAATTGGGGCAGCCAATAGCACAGGTCACTTATGAATCCGGCCCAACGGGTTTTGGGCTATGTCGGGCCATGGAAGAGGCTGGCATAGATTGCTGCGTGGTTGCCCCGAGCAAGGTTCCCCGTGCTGTGGTTGCGGGGTCAAAGACAGATCGGTTGGACTGTATCAAACTGGCCGACTATGCCGCCAAGGGCATGCTTAAGGGGATCGCCGTGCCTACTCCTGCCGAGGAAGGAGAGCGCAGCCTGATTCGCCGCAGGTCGCAGATTGTCGACAACATCCGCCGCGCCAAGTTACGGATCAAGTCGTTGCTGCTTTACGTCGGCGTGGAGGAGCCGCCAGGGCTATCGCAGTGGTCCGGGCAAGCCGTTGGGAGACTGTCGACTCTTCAAATCGAGCCTGCCGCCAAGTTGACGCTGGACAGCCTGTTGCGCGAGTTGTCTTGGCAGAAGGTGGAGCTAAAAGAGATCGAGGCGACTCTGTCCATGATCATGGTAAAACGGCATGAAGAGGCTATGAAGCGGCTGCGGACGGTCCCCGGCGTCGGCCCGACGGTCGCCACCACGTTTTTGCTGGAGGTCTTTCGTCCGGAGCGTTTTCAGTGTCATGAACAGGTCGTGTCGTATCTCGGTCTTGCGCCGACGGTTCGCCAAAGTGGTGAGCGATCATCACGCGGCCGACTTGTTCCTGTCGGACAAAAACGATTGCGAAGCCTCCTGGTCGAATCCGCTTGGATATGGCAGGCAAAAGTTCCTAAAATCAAAGAACGTTACAACCAGCTTGTCGCAAAAACAGGAGTGCCGCAAAAAGCCATTGCAGCCATAGCTCGCCTCCTGGCAATCGTTTTATGGCGTTTGAGTCTTTCGGGCCGTTGTTATCAAAGTTCATAA
- a CDS encoding vitamin B12-dependent ribonucleotide reductase, with protein sequence MSKTKMPASLPDPIINENAKIVLARRYQKKDAEGIVYETVKELFWRVASAIAAEEAKYDGSSCKPATLARDFYDLMTSYSFLPNSPTLMNAGTGLGQLAACFVLPVADSIEDIFDAVKHAAMIHKSGGGTGFSFSRLRAKDSVVGSTGGVASGPLSFLRIFNCATEQIKQGGTRRGANMGILRVDHPDIMEFIKAKERDGELNNFNLSIGLTEAFMRAVEKNEEFDLMAPNSGQVVEKLNAREVFNLLVQKAWESGDPGIVFLDRINRDNPTPALGEIESTNPCGEQPLLPYEACNLGSINLGKCYAKGKNGHDSEVNWDELRRIIHLSVRFLDNVIDASVYPLSEITEMVGKNRKIGLGVMGWADLLFQLDIAYNSQTAVDLAERVMKFMRDEARSASKQLAAERGPFPAYAESVFGKANLGPYRNATTTTIAPTGTLSIIGGCSSGVEPLFALSFVRNVMDNDKLVESNPFFETALKQADAYSPKLMEEIAKVGTIRKMEHLPHDLRRVYVTAMDIEPIWHLKMQAAFQKYTDNAVSKTVNLPGSATREDIWDIYWKAYEYGCKGVTVYRDGSKTSQVLCTGDGDKKMDDAKAGKSVVKARPDVIYGFTQKIPTGLGMLFLTVNEMDGKPFEVFATIGKSGGSITAKAEAIGRLVSLALRSGVEVREIVGQLKGIGGENPKFMKKHLVKSIPDAIAHVFESRYLQGDRVGAGSPALNKDLCPECGEPLVFEEGCHICKACAYTKCG encoded by the coding sequence ATGTCCAAAACGAAGATGCCCGCCAGCCTGCCCGATCCGATCATCAACGAAAACGCCAAGATAGTCCTGGCCCGGCGCTACCAGAAAAAGGACGCCGAGGGCATTGTCTACGAGACGGTCAAGGAGCTGTTCTGGCGGGTGGCGTCTGCCATCGCGGCCGAGGAGGCCAAGTATGACGGGTCCAGCTGCAAGCCGGCCACCCTGGCGCGCGACTTCTACGACCTGATGACCTCCTACTCCTTTTTGCCCAACTCGCCCACGCTGATGAACGCGGGCACCGGCCTGGGCCAGCTGGCGGCCTGCTTCGTCCTCCCGGTGGCCGATTCCATCGAGGACATCTTTGACGCGGTCAAGCACGCGGCCATGATCCACAAGTCGGGCGGCGGCACCGGCTTCTCCTTCTCGCGGCTGCGGGCCAAGGACTCGGTGGTCGGCTCCACCGGCGGCGTGGCTTCCGGCCCGCTCTCGTTCCTGCGCATCTTCAACTGCGCCACCGAGCAGATCAAGCAGGGCGGCACCCGGCGCGGGGCCAACATGGGCATCCTGCGCGTGGACCATCCCGACATCATGGAATTCATCAAGGCCAAGGAGCGCGACGGCGAGTTGAACAACTTCAACCTCTCCATCGGCCTGACAGAAGCCTTCATGCGCGCTGTGGAGAAAAACGAGGAGTTCGACCTCATGGCCCCCAACTCCGGCCAGGTGGTGGAAAAGCTCAACGCCCGCGAGGTCTTCAACCTCCTGGTCCAGAAGGCGTGGGAGTCCGGCGATCCGGGCATCGTCTTCCTCGACCGCATCAACCGCGACAACCCCACCCCCGCCCTGGGCGAGATCGAGTCCACCAACCCCTGCGGCGAGCAGCCCCTGCTCCCCTACGAGGCCTGCAACCTCGGCTCCATCAACCTCGGCAAGTGCTACGCCAAGGGCAAAAACGGCCACGATTCCGAGGTCAACTGGGACGAGTTGCGCCGCATCATCCACCTCTCGGTCCGCTTTCTCGACAACGTCATCGACGCCTCGGTCTACCCGCTGTCCGAGATCACCGAGATGGTCGGCAAAAACCGCAAGATCGGCCTGGGCGTCATGGGCTGGGCCGACCTGCTCTTCCAGCTCGACATTGCCTACAACTCCCAGACCGCCGTGGACTTGGCCGAGCGCGTCATGAAGTTCATGCGTGACGAGGCGCGCAGCGCGTCCAAACAGCTCGCCGCCGAGCGTGGACCGTTCCCCGCCTATGCAGAGTCCGTGTTCGGCAAGGCCAACCTCGGCCCCTACCGCAACGCCACCACCACCACCATCGCGCCCACCGGTACCCTGTCCATCATCGGCGGCTGCTCCTCGGGCGTGGAGCCGCTCTTTGCCCTCAGCTTTGTGCGCAATGTCATGGACAACGACAAGCTGGTGGAGAGCAACCCCTTCTTCGAGACCGCCCTCAAGCAAGCCGACGCCTACTCCCCAAAACTCATGGAGGAGATCGCCAAGGTGGGGACCATCCGGAAGATGGAACACCTGCCCCATGACCTGCGTCGCGTCTATGTCACCGCCATGGACATCGAGCCCATCTGGCACCTCAAGATGCAGGCCGCCTTCCAGAAATATACTGACAACGCCGTGTCCAAGACCGTCAACCTGCCCGGCTCGGCCACCAGGGAAGACATCTGGGACATCTACTGGAAAGCCTACGAATACGGCTGCAAGGGAGTCACCGTGTACCGTGACGGTTCCAAGACTTCCCAGGTGCTCTGCACCGGCGATGGTGACAAGAAGATGGACGACGCCAAGGCCGGGAAATCCGTGGTCAAGGCCCGGCCCGATGTCATCTACGGCTTTACCCAGAAGATCCCCACCGGCCTGGGCATGCTCTTCCTGACCGTCAACGAGATGGACGGCAAACCCTTTGAAGTCTTTGCCACCATCGGCAAATCAGGCGGCTCCATCACCGCCAAGGCCGAAGCCATTGGTCGCCTCGTCTCCCTGGCCCTGCGCTCCGGGGTCGAGGTCCGCGAAATCGTCGGGCAACTCAAAGGCATCGGCGGCGAAAACCCCAAGTTCATGAAAAAACACCTGGTCAAATCCATCCCCGACGCCATCGCCCACGTCTTCGAATCCCGCTACCTCCAGGGCGACCGCGTGGGCGCGGGCTCCCCGGCCCTGAACAAAGACCTCTGCCCCGAATGCGGCGAACCGCTCGTCTTTGAGGAAGGCTGCCATATCTGCAAGGCCTGCGCCTACACCAAGTGCGGCTAA